The following are from one region of the Methylophilus sp. DW102 genome:
- a CDS encoding dihydroorotase yields MNILITQGRLMDASQQLDQVQDLYISAGKIVGMGAAPQGFQPDQTLDAEGKWVLPGLVDLCARLREPGSEYKATLLSELRAAMAGGVTSLACPPDTDPVLDEPGLVEMLKHRAKSHALAHVYPLGAVTRQLEGHLLTEMFALTTAGCVGFSQADTAIVDTQVLWRAFEYAATFGYTLFMRAEDPYLAKNGVAHDGEVASRLGLKGIPAAAESIALQTMLRIAEATGAKLHIARVSTAESVELIRQAKQAGMAVTADVSIQHLHLTDMDIGFFDSMVHLKPPVRTQRDRDALRAGLLDGTLDAICSDHTPVDDDAKALPFAESHPGASALELLLPLTLKWSAQAKLAPLQALAKVTQIPARILGVNAGTLQTGATADVVIYDPEMEWRVDGRALLSQGKNTPFVNHSLTGKVTATITQGNLVFQQETVQLTR; encoded by the coding sequence ATGAATATCCTGATTACACAGGGCCGCTTGATGGATGCCAGCCAGCAGCTGGATCAGGTGCAAGATCTTTATATCAGCGCAGGCAAGATTGTTGGCATGGGTGCAGCGCCCCAAGGTTTCCAACCAGACCAGACATTGGATGCCGAAGGCAAATGGGTGTTACCTGGCCTGGTGGATTTGTGTGCGCGCCTGCGGGAACCGGGCAGCGAATACAAAGCAACCTTACTAAGTGAGTTACGCGCCGCCATGGCGGGTGGCGTCACCAGTCTGGCCTGCCCGCCAGACACTGACCCGGTACTGGACGAGCCTGGCCTGGTCGAGATGCTCAAGCACCGAGCGAAATCGCACGCCCTCGCCCATGTCTATCCACTGGGCGCAGTCACACGGCAGCTTGAAGGCCATTTACTCACAGAAATGTTCGCCCTGACCACTGCCGGTTGTGTGGGCTTTTCACAGGCCGATACAGCGATTGTTGATACCCAGGTCCTGTGGCGGGCATTTGAATATGCCGCAACCTTCGGCTATACGCTGTTCATGCGTGCCGAAGATCCGTACCTGGCAAAAAACGGGGTCGCCCACGATGGCGAAGTCGCCTCCAGACTGGGGCTCAAAGGCATCCCGGCGGCGGCAGAAAGCATTGCGCTGCAAACCATGCTGCGGATCGCCGAGGCCACAGGCGCCAAATTGCATATCGCCCGGGTATCCACGGCTGAATCGGTTGAGTTGATCAGGCAAGCCAAACAGGCCGGCATGGCGGTCACGGCAGATGTCAGCATCCAGCACCTGCACCTGACCGATATGGATATCGGCTTTTTTGACAGCATGGTACATCTGAAACCGCCTGTACGCACCCAACGCGACCGTGACGCACTACGTGCTGGCTTGCTGGACGGTACGCTAGATGCAATTTGTTCGGATCATACGCCAGTCGATGATGACGCCAAAGCACTCCCTTTTGCCGAGTCGCACCCTGGTGCCTCAGCGCTTGAACTCTTGCTGCCACTGACCTTGAAATGGTCTGCGCAGGCCAAACTGGCCCCCTTGCAAGCCCTGGCCAAAGTCACGCAAATCCCCGCGCGGATTCTGGGTGTTAATGCAGGCACTTTGCAAACGGGTGCCACGGCCGACGTGGTGATTTACGACCCGGAAATGGAATGGCGCGTAGATGGCCGCGCCCTGCTCAGCCAGGGCAAGAATACGCCATTTGTGAATCACAGCCTGACCGGCAAGGTCACTGCGACCATTACGCAGGGCAATCTGGTGTTTCAGCAGGAAACCGTGCAGCTTACAAGATGA
- a CDS encoding YggS family pyridoxal phosphate-dependent enzyme, whose translation MTDIADNLALIRQQLAQARASYQATQTVTLCAVSKAQPASALREAYQAGQTVFGENYLQEALAKQQQLQDCAIAWHFIGPIQSNKTQPIACHFDWVHSVDRLKIAQRLSDARPADMAPLNICLQVNISQESSKSGASAQEVLDLALNIRQLPRLHLRGLMAIPAPVEDFDQQRDQFRQVRALFDHLNAHGLQLDTLSIGMSGDFAAAIAEGATLVRIGTAIFGARPRKPDNDSV comes from the coding sequence ATGACTGATATTGCTGACAATCTGGCACTCATCCGCCAACAACTGGCCCAGGCACGTGCAAGCTACCAGGCCACACAAACGGTCACTTTATGTGCGGTGAGTAAAGCACAACCTGCCTCAGCTCTCAGGGAGGCCTATCAGGCCGGTCAAACGGTGTTTGGTGAAAACTACCTGCAAGAAGCGCTCGCCAAACAACAGCAACTGCAAGACTGTGCGATAGCATGGCATTTTATTGGCCCGATTCAAAGCAACAAAACACAGCCAATTGCCTGTCATTTCGATTGGGTGCATTCGGTGGACCGCCTTAAAATTGCACAACGCTTGTCTGACGCGCGCCCTGCAGACATGGCGCCTTTGAATATTTGCCTGCAAGTCAATATTAGCCAGGAATCAAGCAAAAGTGGTGCCAGCGCTCAAGAGGTGCTGGATCTGGCTTTAAATATCAGGCAGTTACCACGCTTGCATTTGCGCGGTCTGATGGCGATTCCGGCCCCCGTGGAAGATTTCGACCAGCAACGTGACCAATTTCGGCAGGTACGGGCCCTGTTTGATCACCTGAATGCGCATGGCTTGCAGCTGGATACCCTCTCCATCGGCATGAGTGGTGACTTTGCCGCAGCCATTGCCGAAGGCGCGACGCTGGTGCGCATCGGCACAGCCATTTTTGGCGCCCGCCCGCGTAAACCCGATAACGACTCAGTTTAA
- a CDS encoding PilT/PilU family type 4a pilus ATPase, with protein sequence MDSSMQTGADHAQTEKFINDLLKLMVTRKASDLFITAGFPPAMKIDGKLTPITSQTLSTQQTAEIARTVMNDKQAQEFKETMECNFAISMPSVGRFRVNAFVQRSAVGLVIRVINTNIPKFDDLNLPPVLKDVVMAKRGLIIFVGGTGSGKSTSMAAMLGHRNESSYGHIITIEDPVEFVHSHRNCIVTQREVGVDTDNWHAALKNTLRQAPDVIMIGEIRDRETMDYAIAFSETGHLCLATLHANSTNQALDRIINFFPEERRQQLLMDLSLNLRCIASQRLIPKVDGSGRVAAVEVLLHSPLISDLIYKGDVHGIKEVMAKSRELGMQTFDQALFDLFETSQISYEDALRNADSVNDLRLKFKLNSKVANPENQERSKISDLDIL encoded by the coding sequence ATGGATAGCAGCATGCAGACCGGCGCCGATCACGCGCAAACCGAGAAATTTATTAATGACCTGTTGAAGCTCATGGTCACGCGTAAAGCCTCGGATTTGTTTATTACCGCAGGCTTTCCGCCGGCCATGAAGATTGATGGCAAGCTCACACCGATTACCTCACAAACTTTGAGTACCCAGCAAACGGCCGAAATTGCGCGTACTGTCATGAATGACAAGCAAGCGCAAGAGTTTAAAGAAACCATGGAGTGCAATTTTGCGATCAGCATGCCATCGGTGGGCCGTTTCCGCGTCAATGCCTTTGTGCAGCGCAGTGCCGTAGGTCTGGTGATTCGGGTGATCAATACCAATATCCCCAAATTTGATGATTTGAACTTGCCGCCCGTACTCAAGGATGTGGTGATGGCAAAGCGCGGCCTGATTATTTTTGTTGGCGGCACGGGATCAGGTAAGTCGACCTCAATGGCCGCCATGCTGGGGCACCGCAATGAAAGCAGTTATGGCCACATTATCACCATTGAAGACCCGGTAGAGTTTGTGCATAGCCACCGCAACTGCATTGTCACCCAGCGCGAAGTGGGCGTGGATACGGACAACTGGCATGCCGCGCTCAAGAACACGCTACGTCAGGCACCGGATGTGATCATGATCGGTGAAATCCGCGACCGTGAAACCATGGATTACGCGATTGCCTTTTCTGAAACCGGCCACTTGTGTCTGGCCACCTTGCACGCCAACAGCACCAACCAGGCGCTGGACCGCATTATCAACTTTTTTCCCGAAGAACGCCGGCAGCAATTGCTGATGGACCTGTCGCTCAACCTGCGCTGTATTGCCTCACAACGGTTGATTCCTAAAGTGGATGGTTCTGGTCGTGTGGCTGCCGTCGAAGTTCTGCTGCACTCGCCGCTGATTTCAGACCTGATTTATAAAGGTGATGTACACGGCATTAAAGAAGTCATGGCCAAATCCCGAGAGCTGGGCATGCAGACCTTTGATCAGGCCTTGTTTGACCTGTTTGAAACCAGCCAGATCAGTTACGAAGACGCCTTGCGCAATGCCGACTCGGTCAACGACTTGCGACTCAAATTTAAACTCAACAGCAAAGTCGCCAACCCGGAAAATCAGGAACGCAGCAAGATTTCTGATCTGGATATTTTGTAA
- the proC gene encoding pyrroline-5-carboxylate reductase gives MQSLSATRIAFIGGGNMAQALMIGLQQRGFAMSHITVIDPDTSKHASLQAKLGVQTSAALSAASLAAEVVVLAVKPQQLQAVAHSLAPYLQSQLVISVAAGIRTGDLCRWLGGYQTLIRTMPNTPAQIQAGITGAYALPAVSAGQRDVADQLLQAAGEVVWLEAEDQLDAVTAISGSGPAYVFLMIEALTAAGVALGLSEAQSQQLSLATFKGASLLAASSPTPVATLREQVTSKGGTTEQGLLSMREHDIHGMMQHAAAQAARRAKELGDQLGAQ, from the coding sequence ATGCAATCACTGTCAGCCACCCGCATCGCCTTTATTGGCGGCGGCAATATGGCACAAGCCCTGATGATAGGCCTGCAACAACGAGGCTTTGCCATGTCACACATTACCGTGATTGACCCGGACACCAGCAAGCATGCTTCGCTACAAGCCAAATTAGGCGTGCAAACCAGCGCGGCGCTGTCGGCAGCCTCACTGGCGGCTGAAGTTGTGGTGCTGGCGGTCAAACCACAGCAATTGCAGGCGGTGGCACACTCGCTGGCTCCCTACTTACAATCACAATTGGTGATCTCAGTTGCCGCCGGCATACGCACCGGCGACTTGTGCCGCTGGTTAGGCGGCTACCAGACGCTGATTCGCACCATGCCCAATACGCCTGCGCAAATTCAGGCGGGCATTACTGGCGCTTATGCCCTGCCAGCCGTCTCAGCAGGCCAGCGTGACGTTGCCGACCAGTTGTTGCAAGCGGCGGGTGAAGTGGTTTGGCTAGAAGCTGAAGACCAGCTGGATGCGGTGACCGCGATTTCGGGCAGTGGCCCGGCTTATGTCTTTTTGATGATAGAAGCACTCACCGCGGCAGGGGTCGCTTTAGGACTCAGCGAAGCCCAGTCACAACAACTCAGCCTGGCCACATTCAAAGGCGCCAGCTTGCTCGCAGCCTCGAGCCCTACCCCTGTGGCGACCCTGCGTGAGCAAGTGACCTCCAAGGGCGGCACTACCGAACAAGGCCTGCTCAGTATGCGTGAGCACGATATTCATGGCATGATGCAACATGCCGCGGCACAAGCAGCACGCCGCGCCAAAGAACTCGGCGATCAATTGGGAGCACAATAA
- the pyrR gene encoding bifunctional pyr operon transcriptional regulator/uracil phosphoribosyltransferase PyrR: MTLPDPEQLLDHLYAQLKPRIQAETALVGIYTGGVWLMQKLLQRLQAELGQDIVHGKLDAAMYRDDYAQRGLKTAAQPAQIPFDVNGKHIILIDDIFYTGRTTRAVMNELFDYGRPASVQLAVLINRGGAQLPIRPDMTGADLPLQANQSFELAINTQGKLHLSIATSAANGVDANV; this comes from the coding sequence ATGACTTTACCTGATCCCGAACAATTACTTGATCATCTGTACGCTCAACTCAAACCGCGTATTCAGGCGGAAACGGCTCTGGTTGGCATTTATACGGGCGGCGTCTGGCTCATGCAAAAACTGTTGCAGCGCTTGCAGGCCGAGCTGGGGCAAGACATTGTGCATGGCAAGCTGGATGCAGCCATGTATCGCGATGATTATGCGCAACGTGGCCTCAAAACCGCTGCGCAGCCCGCGCAAATTCCGTTTGATGTAAACGGCAAGCACATCATCCTGATTGATGACATTTTTTATACCGGCCGCACCACACGTGCCGTCATGAATGAATTATTTGATTATGGCCGTCCGGCTTCGGTGCAATTGGCGGTACTGATTAACCGTGGTGGCGCCCAACTACCGATCCGCCCCGATATGACTGGCGCCGATCTGCCATTGCAGGCCAATCAATCGTTTGAACTGGCAATCAATACTCAGGGCAAACTGCACCTGAGCATTGCCACCTCGGCAGCGAATGGAGTGGATGCCAATGTATAA
- a CDS encoding aspartate carbamoyltransferase catalytic subunit, which yields MYNPQLNAQGQLQHLLSIEGLPKRILTDILDTAENFVGVAEREVKKVPLLRGKTVCNIFFENSTRTRTTFEIAAKRLSADVLNLNVSTSSQSKGETILDTVNNLIAMHADMFVVRHQQSGAAHFIAQHVPPHISVINAGDGRHAHPTQGLLDVFTIRKYKPEMHNLRVAIVGDVLHSRVARSEIHALTTLGVPEIRVIAPRTLLPADVEKLGVQVFHNMEQGLKDVDVVMMLRLQNERMSGALLPSSQEFFQTFGLTPERLALAKPDAIVMHPGPMNRGVEIDSAVADGKQSVILPQVTYGIAVRMAVMAILGGGNAA from the coding sequence ATGTATAACCCGCAACTCAACGCCCAGGGCCAGCTGCAACACTTGCTAAGCATCGAAGGTCTGCCCAAGCGCATTCTGACCGATATTCTGGACACCGCCGAAAACTTTGTCGGCGTTGCTGAACGCGAAGTGAAAAAAGTGCCGCTGCTGCGTGGCAAAACCGTCTGCAATATCTTTTTTGAAAATAGTACGCGTACGCGCACCACGTTTGAAATCGCCGCCAAACGCCTGTCGGCCGATGTGCTCAACCTCAATGTCAGCACCTCGTCACAATCCAAAGGCGAGACCATTCTTGATACGGTGAACAACCTGATTGCCATGCATGCGGATATGTTTGTGGTCCGTCACCAGCAAAGCGGTGCCGCGCATTTCATTGCGCAACACGTGCCGCCACACATCAGCGTGATCAATGCCGGCGATGGCCGCCATGCGCACCCGACCCAAGGCTTGCTGGATGTATTCACCATCCGCAAATACAAGCCAGAGATGCACAACCTGCGCGTGGCGATTGTGGGTGACGTCTTGCATTCGCGCGTCGCCCGCAGTGAAATCCATGCGCTCACCACGCTGGGCGTCCCAGAAATCCGCGTCATCGCACCGCGCACCCTGTTGCCTGCCGATGTGGAAAAGCTGGGCGTGCAAGTGTTCCACAATATGGAGCAAGGCCTCAAAGACGTAGACGTCGTCATGATGCTGCGCCTGCAAAACGAGCGCATGTCCGGCGCCTTGTTGCCCAGCTCACAGGAGTTTTTCCAGACCTTTGGTTTGACCCCTGAGCGCCTGGCACTGGCCAAGCCGGATGCCATTGTGATGCACCCAGGCCCGATGAACCGGGGCGTAGAAATTGATTCGGCAGTGGCGGACGGCAAACAGTCCGTGATCCTGCCACAGGTCACGTATGGGATTGCAGTACGCATGGCGGTGATGGCAATTCTTGGAGGAGGCAACGCCGCATGA
- the ruvX gene encoding Holliday junction resolvase RuvX — translation MPDATRLGKQPLNQSHLPITQRRYPDITGTLLAFDFGEKRIGVAVGDTLLKLAHPLLTIEAEENAAKFAQIESLLKEWQPALLVVGLPMSLDGEAHAMTALAQKFAQRLEGRFNLPVVMVDERLSSAEASQSLREAGIRGRAQKQMLDQVAAQTILQSYFDAYHARK, via the coding sequence ATGCCTGATGCAACCAGGCTTGGCAAACAGCCACTGAACCAAAGCCATTTACCGATCACCCAGCGTCGCTATCCCGATATCACAGGCACCCTGCTGGCATTTGATTTTGGTGAAAAACGCATCGGGGTGGCCGTCGGTGACACCCTGCTCAAACTGGCACACCCACTGCTGACCATAGAGGCTGAAGAAAACGCCGCCAAGTTTGCGCAAATTGAATCCTTGCTAAAAGAATGGCAACCGGCGCTGCTGGTGGTTGGGCTACCCATGTCCCTGGATGGCGAGGCGCATGCCATGACGGCCTTGGCGCAAAAGTTTGCCCAGCGTCTCGAGGGCCGCTTTAACTTGCCGGTGGTGATGGTGGATGAACGCCTGTCGTCGGCGGAGGCCTCACAATCCCTGCGCGAAGCAGGCATTCGTGGCCGTGCGCAAAAGCAGATGCTGGATCAAGTTGCCGCCCAAACTATATTACAATCTTATTTTGATGCTTATCATGCACGTAAGTAG
- a CDS encoding type IV pilus twitching motility protein PilT translates to MDISDLLAFSVKNKASDLHLSAGLPPMIRVHGDVRKINLPAMDHAEVHSMLYDIMNDSQRKVYEEKLECDFSFEIPDLARFRVNAFNHQRGAGAVFRTIPSKVLTLEELNAPRVFKDLADTPRGIVLVTGPTGSGKSTTLAAMIDYINESQMSHILTVEDPIEFVHTSKKSLINQREVGPHTMSFENALRSALREDPDVILVGEMRDLETIRLALTAAETGHLVFGTLHTSSAAKTIDRVVDVFPAAEKEMVRSMLSESLRAVISQTLCKTKDEQGRVAAHEIMIGTPAIRNLIRENKIAQMYSAIQTGQSVGMQTLDQNLQDLVRRNVISADEARTKAANRDGIIG, encoded by the coding sequence GTGGATATTTCAGATTTATTGGCGTTTTCAGTTAAAAACAAAGCCTCAGACTTGCATTTGTCAGCCGGGTTGCCACCGATGATACGCGTGCATGGCGATGTGCGTAAAATCAACTTACCCGCCATGGATCATGCTGAAGTACATAGCATGTTGTACGACATCATGAATGACAGCCAGCGCAAAGTGTATGAAGAAAAGCTGGAATGCGATTTTTCATTCGAGATCCCTGACCTGGCGCGTTTCCGGGTCAATGCATTTAACCACCAGCGCGGCGCCGGTGCGGTATTCCGTACCATTCCTAGCAAGGTGTTGACGCTGGAAGAGCTTAACGCCCCACGCGTGTTCAAGGACCTGGCCGATACGCCGCGTGGCATTGTGCTGGTGACCGGGCCGACCGGTTCAGGTAAATCGACCACACTGGCGGCGATGATTGATTACATTAATGAATCCCAGATGTCGCATATCCTGACCGTGGAAGACCCGATCGAATTTGTGCATACCTCGAAAAAGTCATTGATTAACCAGCGTGAAGTCGGGCCGCATACCATGTCGTTTGAAAATGCGCTGCGGTCAGCCTTGCGTGAAGACCCGGATGTGATTCTGGTGGGTGAAATGCGTGACCTGGAAACCATCCGCCTGGCGCTGACTGCGGCCGAAACCGGTCACCTGGTATTTGGGACCCTGCATACCAGCTCTGCGGCCAAGACCATAGACCGGGTAGTCGATGTGTTCCCGGCGGCAGAAAAGGAAATGGTGCGCTCCATGCTCTCAGAGTCTTTACGCGCCGTGATCTCGCAAACCCTGTGTAAAACCAAAGACGAGCAGGGCCGGGTGGCTGCCCATGAAATCATGATCGGAACCCCCGCCATCCGTAACCTGATTCGCGAAAACAAGATTGCGCAGATGTATTCGGCAATTCAGACGGGCCAAAGTGTGGGCATGCAAACGCTGGACCAGAATCTGCAAGATCTGGTGCGACGCAACGTCATCAGCGCCGATGAGGCGCGTACCAAAGCGGCTAACCGTGATGGCATTATCGGATAA
- a CDS encoding YggT family protein, which yields MTTFLLNAVFGILTFLLVLRFLMQWTRTSFQNPLGQMAMALTDFMVKPARKLIPPARQLDLSTLLLAWLVQVILFALLTLLVAAPVSPVFWFWQAFVAVLGQMLDVFFYAILLMAILSWINPYSPIYGVLNQLSAPILNPLRNVLPSIQGFDFSALVALLLLQMISRIVLPGLAGGML from the coding sequence ATGACAACTTTTTTACTGAATGCAGTATTTGGTATTCTGACTTTTTTACTGGTATTGCGTTTTTTAATGCAGTGGACAAGGACCTCGTTCCAGAATCCGCTGGGGCAAATGGCCATGGCGCTGACTGACTTTATGGTCAAGCCTGCCCGCAAACTGATTCCCCCTGCCCGACAGCTGGATTTATCAACCCTGTTGCTGGCCTGGCTGGTACAAGTAATTCTGTTCGCCTTGCTGACCTTGCTTGTAGCCGCCCCAGTGTCCCCGGTGTTTTGGTTCTGGCAGGCCTTTGTCGCCGTCCTGGGGCAAATGCTGGATGTGTTTTTTTACGCCATTTTGCTCATGGCCATTTTAAGCTGGATCAATCCATACAGCCCGATTTATGGCGTGCTGAACCAGTTATCAGCGCCTATCCTCAATCCGTTGCGTAATGTCTTGCCTTCGATTCAGGGATTCGATTTTTCCGCGCTGGTCGCCTTGCTGTTGTTGCAAATGATCAGCCGTATCGTGCTGCCAGGCTTGGCGGGCGGCATGCTGTAA